In the Candidatus Binatia bacterium genome, one interval contains:
- a CDS encoding PD-(D/E)XK nuclease family protein: protein MSPDDSRAPRAEHPAAAGVTLGLTPGGRRLLGVLRAVASGLALDETVRVLPWLRRATQARDDRHDRLSPSRARDIAFGIGMAGVVGADGVSLDWLGRLRQRRDCLLRELANAERAPLGERRRRALDNQAARRWLKDVEPILPGVAALQELAACCATAASVTVAAAAVADFARRSVRMPADPPDLPDVLRTVVAASMPPADAAPTVGRDAVHALAAAVLGFPLALGRIENAREKPGESAPAIAGAEAVDAGSADLSAGPRAANVESVVAATRVQALLAAIAANTSGPLDGFIEADAWATVVPPGLTPQRPLSATAVAALLACPYRFLLERILFLREPPARPAADTVSPIVYGQLFHTAAERFFAVAGPALCKREGSLDTWCAVAAGTLSDLLDEQFLAQPLPVAGAAEAVRERLGLQMAQLVRHEWLLPPRAFVASESTFGDPEPVALEAGAATLYLRGAVDRLDRLASGELALRDLKTGRLWPLDAEPLNPTRDLQLGTYVLALEACDRQGGERIATAAYVSPALPETVQRIFEGRQLEELRRRTREWLGVAGAMLAAGTFPRTVRGGDCVACAFRVVCGDSAWARSALRLSRLPAEHPAAQFARLRGSDPKAIPGTAAGDSLPTRPAWFLRRFLLGLRALADRDDGVAELALLGPPFFAVDLADLVTERAAHGVPVPPGRALRMDAVRAVVDVLRLYRHDRSPGTAARDLVDRSGLGRTIATGAGASESRRLLDEAVAQLDRLANRNGLDFDAVTEPVRDWLSAPDWTAFG from the coding sequence ATGAGCCCCGACGATTCCCGGGCCCCGAGAGCCGAACATCCTGCCGCCGCTGGCGTGACCCTGGGCCTTACACCGGGCGGTCGCCGTCTGCTCGGTGTCCTGCGGGCCGTGGCCTCCGGCCTGGCGCTCGACGAGACCGTGCGCGTCCTGCCCTGGCTGCGGCGCGCCACCCAGGCACGCGACGATCGTCATGACCGATTATCGCCATCGCGGGCGCGAGACATCGCCTTTGGGATCGGGATGGCCGGTGTGGTTGGGGCCGATGGGGTGTCTCTCGACTGGCTTGGCCGCCTGCGGCAGCGGCGCGACTGTCTCCTGCGCGAGTTGGCGAACGCCGAACGCGCGCCGCTCGGCGAACGTCGTCGCCGTGCCCTCGATAATCAGGCCGCCCGGCGTTGGCTGAAGGACGTCGAGCCGATACTGCCCGGGGTCGCCGCACTGCAAGAACTCGCCGCCTGCTGCGCGACCGCCGCTTCGGTGACAGTCGCTGCGGCGGCGGTGGCCGACTTCGCGCGGCGCTCGGTGCGCATGCCGGCCGACCCCCCTGACCTGCCGGACGTTCTCCGGACCGTCGTCGCTGCCTCGATGCCCCCGGCCGATGCTGCCCCCACTGTGGGCCGTGATGCCGTGCACGCGCTCGCCGCGGCCGTTCTGGGTTTCCCGCTCGCCCTCGGACGAATCGAGAACGCGCGGGAGAAGCCCGGTGAGAGTGCACCGGCAATTGCTGGCGCCGAAGCCGTCGATGCGGGCTCAGCCGACCTTTCCGCCGGTCCGCGCGCCGCAAACGTCGAGAGCGTGGTGGCGGCGACGCGGGTCCAGGCGCTGCTGGCAGCTATTGCAGCCAATACTTCAGGCCCACTCGATGGGTTCATCGAAGCCGATGCCTGGGCAACCGTGGTGCCGCCCGGCTTGACACCACAGCGCCCACTGTCGGCAACTGCGGTCGCCGCCCTCCTTGCTTGTCCGTACCGATTCCTGCTGGAACGTATCCTTTTCCTGCGCGAACCTCCGGCGCGACCGGCCGCCGATACGGTGTCGCCGATCGTTTACGGCCAACTCTTCCACACTGCGGCCGAGAGGTTCTTCGCCGTTGCCGGTCCTGCCCTTTGCAAGCGGGAAGGATCGCTGGACACCTGGTGCGCCGTGGCCGCAGGGACCCTGAGCGACCTGCTCGACGAGCAGTTTCTGGCGCAGCCGCTGCCCGTCGCCGGGGCCGCCGAGGCGGTACGGGAACGACTGGGGTTGCAGATGGCGCAGCTCGTTCGCCACGAATGGCTGCTGCCGCCGCGCGCCTTCGTGGCCAGCGAATCGACCTTTGGCGACCCCGAGCCCGTGGCGCTCGAGGCCGGCGCGGCGACCCTGTACTTGCGTGGCGCGGTCGACCGGCTGGACCGGCTGGCGTCGGGCGAGCTGGCACTGCGCGACCTCAAGACCGGCCGCTTGTGGCCCCTCGATGCGGAACCCCTCAACCCGACCCGCGACCTGCAACTGGGCACGTACGTCCTTGCTCTGGAAGCCTGCGACCGGCAGGGCGGGGAGCGCATTGCGACGGCCGCATATGTATCGCCGGCGCTGCCCGAGACGGTGCAGCGGATCTTCGAGGGGCGGCAATTGGAGGAGCTACGCCGGCGGACGCGCGAGTGGCTGGGCGTGGCAGGTGCGATGTTGGCGGCGGGCACCTTTCCACGCACGGTGCGCGGAGGCGACTGCGTCGCGTGTGCTTTCCGTGTCGTCTGTGGCGACTCGGCCTGGGCCCGCAGCGCGCTGCGCCTGTCGCGCCTGCCCGCGGAGCACCCGGCGGCGCAATTCGCCCGACTCCGGGGTTCCGATCCGAAAGCGATACCGGGTACTGCCGCCGGCGACAGCTTGCCGACCCGGCCGGCGTGGTTTCTGCGGCGCTTCCTCCTCGGGCTGCGTGCGCTGGCCGATCGCGACGACGGGGTGGCAGAGCTGGCCCTGCTGGGGCCGCCGTTTTTCGCCGTCGATCTTGCCGATCTGGTCACGGAACGGGCCGCCCACGGCGTGCCGGTACCGCCGGGACGAGCGTTGCGTATGGACGCCGTGCGGGCCGTCGTCGACGTCTTGCGGCTGTATCGGCACGATCGCTCCCCGGGGACGGCCGCACGCGACCTCGTCGACCGGTCCGGACTCGGGCGGACAATCGCTACCGGGGCCGGCGCCAGTGAGAGCCGGCGCCTGCTGGATGAGGCGGTCGCTCAACTCGACCGCCTGGCGAATCGGAACGGGCTCGATTTCGACGCCGTTACCGAACCGGTGCGCGATTGGCTGTCGGCACCCGATTGGACGGCGTTCGGGTGA